The Terriglobales bacterium genome includes a region encoding these proteins:
- a CDS encoding response regulator transcription factor, with product MIRLYVADASPMASQLLADALRRFRNPRFEVTVAKSLNPDDCVEEISRESFDVAVLAISLAGGSLSALNVVRMLRLRAPHIRSVVLLEQGDPKLVVESFRAGVAGVFHRFYSPQLLARCIESVHAGQIWASSQELHSVLEELRRIKPINIVDAKGRTLLSAREAQVVRLVAEGLSNREISKHLSLSEHTVKNYLFRIFEKLGVATRVELVLFAIAQRDHPQASAMGHVL from the coding sequence ATGATTCGTCTCTACGTGGCTGATGCCTCGCCAATGGCCAGCCAGCTTTTAGCCGACGCCTTGCGACGCTTCCGCAATCCACGATTCGAAGTCACAGTTGCCAAGTCCCTGAATCCCGACGACTGCGTTGAGGAGATCAGCCGGGAATCCTTCGATGTTGCCGTTCTAGCCATCTCGCTGGCAGGTGGTTCGTTGAGCGCTCTCAACGTTGTACGCATGCTGCGGTTGCGCGCACCACACATCAGGAGTGTCGTTCTGTTGGAGCAAGGGGATCCTAAGCTGGTAGTCGAAAGCTTTCGCGCCGGAGTCGCAGGTGTATTTCATCGCTTCTATTCTCCCCAACTTCTGGCACGTTGTATCGAGAGCGTGCACGCAGGTCAGATCTGGGCCAGCTCGCAAGAATTGCATTCGGTCCTGGAGGAACTCCGCAGGATTAAACCGATCAACATTGTGGACGCGAAGGGCCGAACCCTGCTCTCCGCCCGCGAAGCGCAAGTAGTTCGTTTAGTGGCCGAGGGGCTGAGCAACCGAGAGATCTCAAAGCATCTTTCGCTCAGCGAACATACCGTCAAGAATTATCTATTCCGCATCTTCGAAAAGCTTGGAGTCGCAACGCGAGTAGAACTCGTTCTTTTCGCCATCGCGCAGCGGGACCATCCTCAAGCCTCCGCTATGGGCCATGTTCTGTGA